GCCGCGGATGGGGCATCGAGGCCACCGCGAGCCGCCGTACGAGCTTCGGACGCATCGCGGCCGCCGTCCACGCCAGATAGCCGCCCAGGTCATGGCCGACCAGCGCGGCGTCCGGCTCGCCCAGGGAGCGGATCACGCCGGTGATGTCGAGGGCGAGGTTGGCCGGGTCGTAGCCGCGCGGGGTGCGGTCGCTGCCGCCGACGCCCCTGAGGTCCATGGCGACGGCCCGGAACCCGGCGTCGGCGAGCGCGGGCAGCTGGTGCCGCCACGTCCACCAGAACTGCGGGAAGCCGTGCAGCAGCAGGACCAGCGGGCCGTCGCCCATCTCGGCGATGTGGAAGCGGGCGCCGTTGGCGGCGACCTCGCGATGGGTCCAGGGGCCGTCCGGTCGTACTACTGAGGCAGATGTGGCGGGGTCCGTCATGACGACGAGCGTGCCACAGCTTCGATGGCCTCCGGGACACGGTCCTGCGTCAGCTCCGGCCGCGGATGCGGCTTGGCGTTCTGCAGGATGCTCGCCGACTCCTTCATCGACGCGGCGGTCTTCTGCGCGCCGCCGCTCTTCTTCGCCTTCTTCGCGAAGACCACGCCGATCAGCGCCAGCAGCCCCGCGATGAGCACGTTCGCCGCGAAGGACAGCAGGAAGCAGACCGCCATGTTCCAGTCGCTCCAGGTGCGGATGCCGTACGCCAGGGCGAAGTTCAGCATCGGCAGCGAGAACACCAGCACCCCGCCGGCCACCATGAACGCGCCGCCGCTCGTCGCGCCGCGCTTCACGTCCCGCTTGAGCTGCGCCTTGGCCAGCGCGATCTCGTCATGCACCAGTGCGGACATCTCGGTCGTCGCCGAGGCGAACAGCTGGCCGATGCTGCGTTCGGCGCCGACCGGGCTGCCGTCGGGTGCGCTCATCGCGTTCTCCCTGAATCTGCCGTGTGCCCGACTGGGAAGTCGTGGGCCGGAAAGTCTTTTGTACCGTCCCGTCAGATCATGCCCGACGGTCGTCCTCCTCGCCTGCCCCGCCCGTCACTTCGGCAAGCCCTGTTCGCTCGGCGGCCATGAGTTCGGCGATCCTGCGGTGCTCGGCGGCCTTGTTCTCGTGGATCGCGGCCATGCGCAGGTGGTACGCCGGGTCGTCCTCCTCGTAGATGTCCGGGATGCCGTCGAGGTCGTCGTCGCGCTCCTCGGCCTCGACCATTCGGCGGTACTTGACGTTCCGGATCTTCAGCAGCACGGTGGCGAGCGTCGCCGCGATGAGCGAGCCCATCAGCACGGCCGCCTTGACCTCGTCCGTGAGTGTCGCGTCCCCGTCGAACGCCAGCTCCCCGATGAGCAGCGACACCGTGAAGCCGATGCCGGCCAGGACGGCGACCGCGAAGACGTCCGCCCACTCCAGGTCGTCGCTGAGCGAGGCGCGGGTGAAGCGGGCCGTCAGCCAGGTCCCGCCGAAGATGCCGAGCGCCTTGCCGACGACGAGACCGAGGACCACACCGAGCGTCTCGGGCTTGGTGAACACATCGCCGAGCGCCCCGCCGGACACCGAGACACCGGCGCTGAACAGCGCGAACAGCGGTACCGCCAACCCCGCCGAGAGCGGCCGTACGACATGTTCGATGTGCTCGCCGGGCGAGTGCTCCTCGCCCTCCCGGGGGGTGCAGCGCAGCATCAGGCCCATCGCGACGCCCGCGATGGTGGCGTGGACGCCGCTGTTGTACATCAGGCCCCAGATGACGAGCGCGAGCGGCACGTACACGTACCAGCCGCGTACGCCCTTGCGCAGCAGCAGCCAGAAGAGGACCAGGCCGATCACCGCGCCGCCCAGGGCGGCGAAGTCGATGTCCGCGGTGAAGAACACCGCGATGATCAGGATCGCGAAGAGGTCGTCGACGACGGCGAGG
Above is a window of Streptomyces sp. NBC_00490 DNA encoding:
- the nhaA gene encoding Na+/H+ antiporter NhaA; its protein translation is MAAPRTTPTRKVLGRLSLPERTFVADALRTETVGGVLLLVAAVAALIWVNVPALHDSYESVSHFHLGPEALGLNLSIAHWAADGLLAIFFFVAGIELKRELVAGDLKDPRAAALPVVAALCGMAVPALVYVLTNVTGGGSLDGWAVPTATDIAFALAVLAVIGTSLPSSLRAFLLTLAVVDDLFAILIIAVFFTADIDFAALGGAVIGLVLFWLLLRKGVRGWYVYVPLALVIWGLMYNSGVHATIAGVAMGLMLRCTPREGEEHSPGEHIEHVVRPLSAGLAVPLFALFSAGVSVSGGALGDVFTKPETLGVVLGLVVGKALGIFGGTWLTARFTRASLSDDLEWADVFAVAVLAGIGFTVSLLIGELAFDGDATLTDEVKAAVLMGSLIAATLATVLLKIRNVKYRRMVEAEERDDDLDGIPDIYEEDDPAYHLRMAAIHENKAAEHRRIAELMAAERTGLAEVTGGAGEEDDRRA
- a CDS encoding phage holin family protein translates to MSAPDGSPVGAERSIGQLFASATTEMSALVHDEIALAKAQLKRDVKRGATSGGAFMVAGGVLVFSLPMLNFALAYGIRTWSDWNMAVCFLLSFAANVLIAGLLALIGVVFAKKAKKSGGAQKTAASMKESASILQNAKPHPRPELTQDRVPEAIEAVARSSS